One genomic region from Actinomycetes bacterium encodes:
- a CDS encoding fibronectin type III domain-containing protein, with product MRAIALSTAAALGLSGVIALAGPAQAGSAWGVVLELSDASYNSEEAMLAGSADDSFRHLLFKEYTGSQFKIRYSSSTDSGSSWSSAVDLSDTTRNAIDPILLSSADGKTVAAAWRWYNGGGGGTNKWVVQARVSADGGQSWGSVATLSDSSQTSYELSGAMSLDGSRVSLVWRWDDGSTDLVQTSTSGDKGVSWSAVTDLSDGSEQAVQPSITVSEDGGSLVAGWHRNDGSTNKTVIQTKTSSDGGGSWSTTAVDLSDNAEDAVQTQLSASADGQDVVATWSRESSGTYVVQASMSDDAGATWSTPTDLSDGVTEALDGQLGSADDASVVHAVWKAYDGSNYVIRVRTSTDKGASWSATQTISATGQNAKQPRIATSVDGSTAVVVWPRFDGSHDVIQAATTEDSASTWSSVNDVSESGQNAYEPQVWSTGSGDSLQAVWGRSNGSKNVIQTAIGTYADAPGAPTGVTATAGVEQATLSWAAPSSDGGAAITGYRIQAHDGSGWDEVVADTGDTDTGDTDTSRTVTGLAAGTGYVFRVAAINPVGTGDNSSSSIAVTPTAPASGGGGSGDGGSGSGGSGDGGSGNGGSGDGGSGSGGSGKAGDTGDALAKPDKLQKFKVKAKQKKSGKVSYQVKFRVPDQSVGAAITEYEWRMKAKNKQKKAGGKTKWGKFSKWYTIDADSMTQKKSKLKSKIKKIKKLRKADPKTRIKVQMRAINELGAGKKATAKLKVPK from the coding sequence TTGCGGGCTATCGCACTGTCCACTGCTGCTGCCTTGGGTCTGTCCGGGGTTATTGCCCTGGCTGGGCCTGCTCAGGCCGGCTCGGCTTGGGGAGTGGTGTTGGAGTTGTCGGATGCGTCGTACAACTCAGAAGAAGCGATGTTGGCGGGGTCGGCTGATGACTCGTTTCGGCATCTGCTGTTTAAGGAGTACACCGGTAGTCAGTTCAAGATTCGCTACAGCAGCAGCACTGACAGTGGTTCCTCGTGGAGCAGTGCCGTTGATTTGTCAGACACCACTCGAAACGCGATCGATCCGATACTGCTGAGTTCAGCCGATGGCAAGACGGTGGCGGCGGCTTGGCGCTGGTACAACGGCGGCGGCGGTGGCACCAACAAGTGGGTGGTGCAGGCCCGCGTGAGTGCTGATGGTGGCCAGAGCTGGGGATCGGTTGCGACGTTGTCGGATTCGAGCCAGACCAGCTATGAGTTGTCGGGCGCGATGTCGTTAGACGGTTCCCGAGTCTCGTTGGTGTGGCGTTGGGATGACGGTTCAACTGATCTGGTGCAGACCAGTACCTCAGGGGATAAGGGAGTCAGTTGGTCCGCGGTTACGGATTTGTCTGACGGTTCCGAGCAGGCAGTACAGCCGTCAATCACGGTCTCGGAGGATGGCGGCTCGTTGGTCGCTGGTTGGCATCGCAATGACGGCAGTACCAACAAAACGGTGATTCAGACCAAGACCAGTTCCGATGGTGGCGGTTCCTGGAGCACAACCGCGGTGGACTTGTCCGACAACGCTGAGGATGCAGTGCAGACCCAGTTGTCGGCGTCTGCAGACGGTCAGGACGTGGTGGCAACGTGGTCTCGCGAGAGCAGTGGCACCTATGTGGTGCAAGCCAGCATGTCTGATGACGCCGGAGCGACGTGGTCGACTCCGACGGACTTGTCCGATGGCGTCACCGAGGCGTTGGACGGTCAACTGGGATCGGCAGACGATGCCTCAGTTGTGCACGCGGTGTGGAAGGCCTACGACGGATCGAACTATGTGATTCGCGTACGAACCAGTACCGATAAGGGTGCTTCTTGGTCGGCGACGCAAACTATCTCCGCTACCGGTCAGAATGCCAAGCAGCCGCGTATCGCGACGTCGGTCGATGGGAGCACGGCGGTGGTGGTGTGGCCGCGATTCGATGGCAGCCACGACGTCATTCAGGCTGCGACCACCGAGGACAGCGCTTCGACGTGGAGCAGCGTCAACGATGTGTCCGAGTCTGGGCAAAACGCCTACGAGCCCCAGGTATGGTCCACCGGTTCAGGTGATTCGTTGCAGGCTGTCTGGGGGCGCTCCAACGGCAGCAAGAACGTGATCCAAACCGCTATCGGCACCTACGCCGACGCTCCTGGTGCTCCTACCGGGGTGACTGCCACCGCGGGCGTGGAACAGGCAACGCTGTCTTGGGCTGCGCCGAGTTCCGATGGCGGTGCCGCTATCACCGGCTACCGGATTCAGGCTCACGACGGTTCGGGTTGGGACGAAGTAGTAGCCGACACCGGCGATACCGACACCGGCGATACCGACACCAGCCGCACCGTCACCGGTTTGGCCGCTGGAACCGGCTACGTATTCCGAGTTGCTGCGATCAACCCGGTCGGCACCGGGGATAACTCCAGCTCCTCAATAGCGGTGACTCCCACCGCACCCGCTAGTGGCGGAGGTGGCTCCGGTGACGGCGGTTCGGGCAGTGGCGGGTCCGGCGACGGCGGTTCGGGCAATGGCGGCTCCGGTGACGGCGGTTCGGGCAGTGGTGGCTCCGGTAAGGCCGGGGATACCGGTGACGCGCTAGCCAAGCCGGACAAGCTGCAGAAGTTCAAGGTCAAGGCGAAGCAGAAGAAGTCGGGCAAGGTCAGCTACCAGGTCAAGTTCCGCGTCCCTGATCAGTCTGTTGGGGCTGCGATCACTGAATACGAGTGGCGAATGAAAGCCAAGAACAAGCAGAAGAAGGCCGGCGGCAAAACGAAGTGGGGCAAATTCAGCAAGTGGTACACCATCGACGCCGACTCCATGACGCAGAAGAAGTCCAAACTGAAGAGCAAGATCAAGAAGATAAAGAAACTGCGCAAGGCCGATCCGAAGACTCGGATCAAGGTGCAAATGCGCGCAATCAATGAGCTTGGCGCGGGCAAGAAAGCGACAGCCAAGTTAAAAGTTCCCAAATAG
- a CDS encoding MoxR family ATPase: MTELAFAGTDSYLTNPALEAAVRTALVLEKPLLVRGEPGTGKTLLAEAIAEALDMELITWHVKSTTRAQEGLYHYDTVQRLYDSRFGDHDVRDIADYIHMGPMGRAFRSDQRVVLLIDEIDKADLEFPNDLLHELDRMRFRVMETGEDVAAQHRPVVIITSNAEKELPDAFLRRCVFHFIDFPDQELMARIVGVHHPNLNEDLLQQSLAAFYRIRDMDRIRKKPSTSELVDWIAMLLASGITDVDLEAQTPYLGTLLKKEQDLAAFGQHLTGITRGRY; encoded by the coding sequence ATGACCGAACTCGCGTTCGCTGGAACCGACTCCTACCTAACCAATCCCGCACTTGAAGCAGCCGTCCGTACCGCGCTGGTCTTAGAAAAGCCGTTGCTGGTGCGGGGTGAGCCTGGGACTGGCAAGACGCTGCTCGCCGAAGCCATCGCCGAGGCCCTCGACATGGAACTGATCACCTGGCACGTTAAGAGCACCACCCGGGCACAAGAAGGCTTGTATCACTACGACACGGTGCAGCGGCTATACGACAGCAGGTTCGGTGATCACGATGTGCGTGACATCGCTGACTACATTCACATGGGGCCGATGGGTCGGGCGTTCCGCTCCGATCAGCGCGTCGTACTCCTGATTGACGAAATCGACAAAGCCGACCTGGAGTTCCCCAACGATCTGCTGCATGAACTCGATCGAATGCGATTCCGGGTCATGGAGACCGGCGAAGATGTCGCTGCACAGCATCGCCCGGTGGTCATCATCACCAGCAACGCGGAGAAGGAACTTCCCGACGCTTTTCTGCGGCGCTGCGTGTTTCATTTCATTGATTTCCCCGATCAGGAGTTGATGGCAAGGATCGTGGGCGTGCACCATCCGAACCTGAACGAAGATCTGCTGCAACAGTCGCTGGCTGCCTTCTATCGGATTCGGGACATGGATCGGATCCGCAAGAAGCCGTCCACCAGTGAACTAGTGGACTGGATTGCCATGTTGCTGGCCAGTGGAATCACGGATGTGGATCTCGAAGCCCAGACGCCGTACTTGGGCACGCTTTTGAAGAAAGAGCAGGACCTCGCTGCC